The Leguminivora glycinivorella isolate SPB_JAAS2020 chromosome 17, LegGlyc_1.1, whole genome shotgun sequence genome has a window encoding:
- the LOC125235172 gene encoding protein PFF0380w isoform X2 has product MVDKMKGEKSQLTKDIATLSVRLAESKHNFSMLQKENERYKNDMNLAIQLLQCKPDNFVSQKLDNLPVDTQTRVSQYVMSKTSKPSSSTQSRNGNELDTFDASEYEFNISASLMSKILEDSIQDTVTKHCDTCICMKSQSKPFCYNESYYSVATQTFLSGDMKNSLCLNCNSEIKSVHSNISLRSASPHAIKLVNERLVNQGPSTPYIVPQPVDQLKVVSINNEASNTSFTHNETSKTDEKIQLLPNDEKNIPPIDVNDIKQMRKNTVNMEPSVHHKLCDRTRTSISSKKSSIHSVGNDELMKELSNPKDVTKDIKPINENHSLDNYNVRKNSLGSMGAVSRTSSVAKSTVSTHKSNNQVGPGPRFCHLRMQAGSKNILLDNAQPDVPPVLYRRQSKCNENSIFKDLNDGMENFMDIDRTQDEKEDAKNDNVVVESTLIDVHVDNHTKECNTSVKSPSINPVLLNVSSSPLQPLKTHTFSNSSENNNNKSQSVDSQQNVSETDNILNEFNADMKNMQNNNIDDIKTIDNGNKLDVQSPTESQGVKIFNFDRYEQNKLSNLHTRPIRKIDLSQLHSIESTRISKDFRPLDNHQHQVPKHEKKADHIPPKSVLPAVVNVYPNLTQTHLKVNETTKVFTNEQSTSSLSSDDSAALLQKQQLLRVAEWVEKNLEQQNNLNDPLEDDVTYSNSVMRRESKLNRLSETLNELALNMPHPVSKYSKSFTRDGLNNWVRNSAAHNDNDEKQKHANPKTNIGKETSFPVESSDATVTEMNDNSKSRRNANSDFDVGKELRNALKSNDREITAEELARMEYNVKKFLLSGPHWTNETTGRSRRTSSKTETDV; this is encoded by the exons gAAAGATACAAAAACGATATGAACCTAGCAATCCAACTGCTACAGTGCAAGCCTGATAACTTTGTATcccaaaaactggataat CTTCCTGTCGATACACAAACACGGGTGTCGCAATATGTCATGTCAAAAACATCTAAACCATCTAGCTCGACTCAGTCAAGAAATGGTAATGAATTAGATACTTTTGACGCAAGTGAGTACGAATTTAATATTTCCGCATCACTGATGTCTAAAATACTAGAAGATAGTATTCAGGACACGGTAACGAAACACTGTGATACTTGTATATGCATGAAATCACAGAGTAAACCCTTCTGCTATAATGAGAGCTACTATTCTGTGGCAACACAAACATTTTTGAGTGGAGATATGAAGAATTCCCTCTGCTTGAATTGCAATTCAGAAATTAAATCAGTCCATTCCAATATAAGCTTGAGAAGTGCTTCACCACATGctattaaattagtaaatgaaagaTTAGTTAACCAAGGTCCGTCAACACCTTATATCGTACCTCAACCTGTAGATCAGTTGAAAGTCGTCTCTATTAACAATGAAGCATCTAATACTAGTTTTACTCATAACGAAACATCTAAAACAGATGAAAAAATACAACTCTTGCCAAATGATGAGAAAAATATTCCACCTATAGATGTAAATGATATAAAGCAAATGAGAAAGAATACTGTGAACATGGAACCGTCAGTTCATCATAAGCTCTGTGATCGCACGAGGACTTCCATTTCTAGCAAGAAAAGTAGTATACATAGTGTCGGCAATGACGAACTTATGAAGGAACTATCAAATCCTAAAGACGTCACTAAAGATATTAAACCAATTAATGAAAATCATTCGCTCGACAATTATAATGTAAGGAAAAACTCCTTGGGTTCAATGGGGGCTGTCAGTAGAACTTCTTCGGTAGCCAAATCTACAGTCAGTACTCATAAATCGAACAATCAAGTGGGTCCTGGCCCTCGGTTTTGCCATTTACGAATGCAAGCCGGCTCTAAGAATATTCTCTTAGATAATGCTCAGCCTGACGTGCCGCCCGTCTTATACCGAAGGCAAAGTAAATGCAATGAAAACTCTATCTTTAAAGATCTGAATGATGGTATGGAGAATTTTATGGATATAGATAGGACCCAAGATGAAAAAGAGGATGCTAAAAATGATAATGTAGTTGTAGAAAGCACACTCATAGACGTTCATGTCGATAACCATACCAAAGAATGCAACACGAGCGTGAAAAGTCCTTCTATCAATCCTGTGCTATTGAATGTTTCTTCATCGCCGTTACAACCATTGAAGACGCATACGTTCTCCAACAGTTCCGAGAACAATAACAATAAATCTCAAAGTGTTGACAGTCAACAAAATGTTTCGGAAACTGATAATATCCTAAATGAGTTTAATGCAGATATGAAAAATATGCAAAACAATAACATTGATGATATAAAAACAATTGATAATGGTAATAAACTAGACGTTCAATCACCAACAGAAAGCCAGGGCGTTAAAATATTTAACTTCGATCGTTACGAGCAGAATAAACTCTCTAATTTACATACCAGGCCTATAAGAAAGATCGATTTGTCGCAACTTCATTCTATTGAAAGCACAAGAATATCTAAAGATTTTCGGCCGCTGGATAATCATCAACATCAAGTTCCAAAACACGAGAAGAAAGCAGATCACATTCCACCGAAATCAGTTCTCCCAGCAGTAGTTAACGTCTATCCAAACTTAACACAGACTCATCTGAAGGTGAATGAAACTACGAAAGTGTTTACGAACGAACAAAGCACAAGCTCGCTTTCTAGCGACGATAGTGCCGCTTTACTGCAAAAACAGCAGTTGCTTAGAGTAGCAGAGTGGGTTGAAAAGAACTTAGAGCAGCAAAATAATCTAAACGATCCTTTGGAAGACGATGTGACCTACAGTAATAGCGTAATGAGAAGAGAAAGCAAGCTAAACCGACTATCAGAAACATTAAATGAATTGGCACTTAATATGCCACACCCGGTAAGCAAATATTCCAAGTCATTCACTAGAGATGGACTCAACAACTGGGTTCGCAACTCTGCAGCTCACAATGACAATGATGAAAAACAAAAGCATGCTAATCCAAAGACAAATATCGGCAAAGAAACAAGTTTTCCGGTCGAGAGCAGTGATGCTACAGTTACAGAAATGAATGATAATTCTAAGTCGAGACGTAACGCTAATAGCGATTTCGATGTTGGTAAAGAATTGCGAAATGCTTTAAAGTCTAATGACAGAGAGATAACGGCTGAAGAATTGGCGCGAATGGAATATAATGTGAAGAAGTTTTTACTGAGCGGACCGCACTGGACCAATGAGACAACAGGTCGTAGCCGCCGTACCAGTAGCAAAACCGAGACTGATGTATAA